TTTCCCATATAAAGTTGTTTCAGTTTATTGAACTTGAAAACAGTTACTGTTAAAGTACAGGAGGCATTATGTCATAAGTCTTAAAATAcagctgatttttttaaaaaaatggtaaTATAAGGAAGTGAAATGAGTGCTTGGGAAAATTGACATCATTCAGCTACTTGCAAATAGAATTGCAATTGGTTATACCTTCATGATTTTTAATCTTGAAGTTTTCTTTTGAAGTAATGTTCTGCAATTTGTCACAGCTTTTTTAGGTCTGGAATATGGAAATTGCCAGCATGTTTACTGCCATGATTTAAAAATTCAACTTGAGTAAAACGTGTAGATCTGCAATTTAGCAGAGCTATTTAAAGATTTGTTTTTGGAGGAAAAATAGATGAAATCAGATTCTGAAATATTTTAAGCAACAAAGCAagggaggaactcggcaggtcaggcaatgtCTGTGGAGAAAAatgaacaatcgatgtttcaggctgacatcCTTCACAACTGGAAAGAGGGCAGAATAAATGCGGGAGTGGGGGAGGAGCACAGGCTGGTAGGTGAATCCTTTTGCGGGGGGTGGTGAGAGGCTAGCATGGAAGAAGCAGAGGGCTAAAGAATGAATCTTTTAGGAGAGGAAGTAgatcgtaaaataaagggaaagtgGAGTCCCCAAAGCAGGTGATGGGAAGGGGTAAAGGggccataggaaaaagggaaaacAGAGGGGAGATGGGAAGTAGTTGAGAACTTGGAGAATTAAATGTTGATGCTGTTAGGTTGAAGACTACCAAGATGGAACATGAGGTGTAGTTTCTAGTTTGTGTCTGGCCTCAatgtagcagtagaggaggcagtggacagacatgtcagtgtgggaatgggaagtggaattaaaatggctggccactgagAACCGAGCTGCTATGAGGCAATACCTAATTTGTGTCAGGTCTCCTAATGTAGAGAGAACGCTAGATAGAATGTGTGACCCTGATGGATTCGCATGTGAAGTGCTGGCTGAGATAGAAGGGCTATTTAGTGCCCataatggtgatgagggaggagaatgTAGGGGCATGTATATTCTGACCTTTGCTTTCTCCCTTTCTCATCCTGAAAAATCCTGACtcagtgagttcctccagtgtctcgtgtttccatcatctgcagtctcttacatCTGAAATATTTGAAACAGTTTGAGTAAGTTGAATTTGACTTGATCATTTACAAGTAGGACCTTTATGCAGCTAGGTGAAGCTGCAGGTATTTGCTCATTTGGTTAATTATTTTGCATTCAGTATTTACTCCATCTTGAGTTAACATCCCAGCCCCTGGAGCTGAAATTATCCATTTCTGTATTTCCTAGAAATAAAACTTGATCAGTTTATGTATTGAGAGCCTTAGTCTGTTACTCTGGTTTGATAATTTTAATGAAAACTGATTGTAAGTGCTCATTATTAAGTAGGAATATAATCTTGTGATGTATTTTTCAAAAATGtattgattggccaaatggcaAATAAAACTACTTTTTCCTCATTGCCTGAATTAAGTATTTGTCAAATTTTATTTTCAGCTGCCTTTCTAACACAGACAGTCTGTTTGGATGACACAACTGTTAAATTTGAGATCTGGGATACTGCTGGGCAAGAGCGATatcacagcttggcaccaatgtacTACAGAGGGGCACAGGCTGCCATTGTGGTCTATGATATAACTAACACAGTAAGTAATCCCTATTGCTTTGTTTTGCTTTTACATCCCATTTCTTCCTTTCTGACCAGAAACGCAGCCTTCCACTGCACCACAGCAGGCTCTAAGCCTCCCCAGATTGGCACATGCTCTCGCCTTGTTAACATGGCTAAAAGTATTAGTCTAAAACTGCTTTGGTTTTGTTATGCATAAAGGTTTTCAAATACGAAGTGGAAAGGTGTTCTTTCCATCCAGCCTGTACTTCGTACTGCCCTGTTCACTGCTGTATGTTGTCCCACCCACCCAAGGTCATACACTGTCCTTGTGTACACTAATTAGTGAAACAAGGAACTGATAAATTGGTGCTGGTGCCTGAATCTCAAATTCAAATCAGCATATGTTGCTCAGATATTGTCCCCTTGGTTGACTTTTATTCATTGTGCTATAATAAATGCAGCACATTTTATAGGTAcgttggcccactgagtctgcattGAACATCACCCATTTTTGTTCTGACCTTATCCTAACCTAATTTATATTTCCTGCATTTCCCTCAATTATTTTGTAGATTCTATCCTTCAATTGTACACCAGGGGCAATCTACAGTAGCCAATTGACCTTCCAACCTGCACAATTTTGgtatgagaggggaaagaggagtgCCTCAGGAACCCCATGCATTCACATGTGCAAACTCTGCTCAGaaatcaggattgaacctgcTTTGGTGGAACAGTGAGGGAGCAGCCCTATCACTAAACTGCAGACAAAATCAAACTAGTGCACTTATTCTTGTCCGTTTGCCCAGAAGGACATGAAAAGATTTTTCCAAATCATTGGGATGGGTTAAAACACCATGCTAATACTATATTGACTGAACATGAAATTCACAGCTTCCCAATAAAGAACAATTCTCAAATGCAAAGTACCATACTAAAAATCAAATTAAGTACTTTCTGAAAATGTAACTTGGCAAATTTCTTTTGCCTTTGAATTTACTAAGTGATTTGCAATGACTTTCCCATTATATAAAAAAACACATTTGCAGCTGTTATAAGCAGGCTATGATCTACTGAGTTTTCAATGAGGAAATCTAACTTTGGAGGCATTGCTCCAAATTTTGTTTTCATTCACTTCCTTTATGATGCAAGTAGTCAGCATTTATTTGCATTAGAATGCTTAAATATTCTGCACTTGAGCATCAAAGATTCAACCTTTTTTAATTTATGCTTGCTGCTTGATAAGAGCTTTACCCTGTGCCTGATGTACTTGACAGATTATAGTCAGGTGATTTACATTTGGTTTTGCTGATTACTGCCACCAGTGGTTTGACATGAGCATACAAGTCTGCCATATTTTACTTGTATAGCAAATCTTTGACAGTATTGTAGGAATTGTGACCTGTAACTTTCATAGCTGCATCTGATTAAACTTTCTTAACTTGAAATATTGATGTACATTTATTTTGATTAGCTACCAAGATTTTCCccaaattacagtactgtgcaaaagtcttaggcacatgtaaaaaaaaacctgtaaagtgaggatgctttcaaaaatagtttctaaatattaaaaaatttattgTAAAGAGCAGTAAGCATTAAAAAGCTAAAtctaatcaatatttggtgtgatcaCCCTTTGCCTTTTAATACTACATCTGTTCTCTTCGGTACActtgtcatgcagttttataagaaagttGGCTAGCAGATTGTTCCacgcatcttggagaacttgccacagttctgcagacttggtcttgcttgcttctgtctctccaggcaATTCCAGCATGCCTCGATGTTGATATCGGGGCTCTGTGGAGGCTGTACCATTTGTTGCAGAACTCCTTATTCTTTTTGCTGAAGATGATTCTTTATGACCTGAGCcatgtgtttggggtcattgtcttgctgcagACTGAAGCTGGAACTAATCAGACACCTGCATGTTGGATGAGgatctgcttgtacttctcagcattgaggattccattaattctgactaGATCACCAGCTCCATTTGAagaaatgcagccccaaaccTGCAAAGAACCTCTGCTGTGCTTCACTattggctgcagacactcatccatgtaGTGATCTCCAGCTCTTCTGTGGACAAACTGCCTCCTTTTTGAGCCAAAAATTTGAAATTTTGACTCATTAGTCCAGAGCACTTGTTCAGCATCCTAGTCCTTATGTTTTTTGTGTGTAGGTGAGTCTCTTGActttgtttccacttcagagAAATAGCTTTTTGGCAACAACTCTTCCATGAAAACCACTTCTGAGGAGACTTCGCCAGACTGTAGAAGGATTTACCTGGGTGTTGGTTGTTTCTGTGATTTCAGAGCTGATGGCATTGCTGGACTTCCCATTTAGAAGAGGTGTCATATCTTGTCTGCTGCGCTGTTTCCATAGCTGACCACTGCGTTTCTCGCCCTCAATCTTCCCCATTTTTTTGTGCtgcttcagaagagcttggacagcacacTTTAAAACTCCTGTCTGctgcaaaatttctgcttgggagaggcCTTGCTGATGCAGAATGACCACTTTTTGTCTTGTTGCTATGCGCTCTCTTGCCATGGTGTcggaattgatgatttgaaggttaaactatctcatctgccacaccctcaccttttaatttggttgtccttcacccagttCGATTTCTTCTACACCCGTTTCTGTTTAAGTTAATCattttagttcattcaactcattgtCACTGATTATTAGCACCTGTTTGTTATCTTCATTTGTTCATGCACTGGGTTATATACATGCAAAGTAAGCAAGTTTTTGAAAAGTTGTCTATTAATATgtttaatgaaatacaaaacatttctctaacatttaatttttttttttgaaaagtgaatgtttggaaatctaaactTTGCTCTTTTCTCctgacacactaatgcagaagacaaaattAACACCTAAAACAGATTTGTatcatttgcacagtactgtatgtccaCTTTCCTTTGGCAGATCATAAacaaagagattctgcaaatgctagaaatccagagcagcacacaagatactggaggaactcagcaggtcaggcagcatctatggagagaaatagagTCAACTTttaaggctgagacccttcaggaccggaaaggaaggagaaagggggtaacttccaacctgatggcataaatatcagtttttccttctggtaatttttcccccaTCTCCCTTTCTTCTTGTTTGCCACTTTGATCTCATCTCTTCTCACTGGCCTCTCACTTCCCCCTGATgcccccctttctcccatggtccagtctcctctcctatcggattccttcccCAGACGTTTGCCTTTTCCAGTTACTACCTCCCAGCttcacttccccctcccccacccacctggcttcacctgtcacctaacTTGTCCTCCTTGCCTTCCCCCCCCACATTTATTATGGCATCTTGTCTTCtgttccctccccccccgcccccccccccccagtcctgatgaagggtctcggccaaaacatcaactgttgattcatttccatagatgcctgacttgctgagttctagcattttgtgtgtgtctttgGCTGAGCCAGGTTTAATTGCACGGGTGTGCTTCTTATCTTAGGCTATGGTGTGGCAGGTAACTAAATACTGCAGTGGAAGACAAATTGAAAAGCTACATCATTCACTGAAATGTTCAGGgctgcacagtagcatagtggttagcaccatgctttacagtaccagcgacctggattcaattcccaccgctgtcctgtaaggagtttgtacgttctccctgcctggatttccttcgggtgcttcagattcctcccacagtccaaagatgtatgtttggtaggataattggtcatcaggtgattgctgggcagtgtggctgaaAGGGCTGGAAGTCTCCAcagtgtatctcaataaatgttTAGGACACTCTGCCCGTCATCCAAGTTAACTAATACAGATTGGTCAGTACTGTGCCACTTCCTAACAAGTCATTGCTAAACAAGAATTAGAAATCTTGCAGATCTTCAGGTTTACATATAACGAATATAATGTTTAATTCTGAAGGATACGTTTGCACGGGCTAAGAACTGGGTAAAGGAACTGCAGCGACAAGCCAGTCCAAATATAGTGATTGCATTAGCTGGGAACAAGGCTGACCTTGCAAATAAAAGAGCAGTGGAATTTCAGGTAGGTCACTGTATACAATTGCATTTTTATGTCATCTGCTACTACCCACTCTCCCAACTCCGACATCTTTGCACAGGAACAAAATATGCTCATTCTATCCTGTTACATAAAATGAAGTTCTTACAGAAGAATTTTTTGCAATTTAGATGTGTTAAACTATAGATAATTGGTTAGAAGTTGCTTTCTCTTGCAGGAAGCACAAGCATATGCAGAAGACAACAGCTTGCTGTTCATGGAGACATCAGCAAAGACAGCAATGAATGTGAATGAAATATTTATGGCCATAGGTATGTGACTATTTTTAttcttaaattttttttttgtctcctgTCATTTGAGTTTGACCTTTGAGATGACAACTTGCATTTGGAGCTGCTTTGAGGAATCATTTTGGCTTGCTTTTGTGTTCTTATAGCAAAAGTTGGGCTTTACAAACTTAAAATAGTAAATTACTTGCACTAAATGTTGTCACAGCAGTATTTATGTAAATTACAGGGACTATATCACTGGAAGTTTTCAACTACAATGGATTCCAGCTAATCAGGCATTCatcagggcagctgtttatttgggacaacttttaaataacaaaaaactaatcaagaaagtagccaggattcccttcgtttatttgcCCCTATGCTGCATAATAGGGGCAGGAGACTCTTGCTGACAGTTTCTAACTCGCATCAGATGCGTGcatttgtgtggctgttagacattatcatgcttagagcaaacagtttttaaatagcatcagttgtgtgcatttgtgttcaaaaaaaaCAATGTGagcaatgttttttttgggtcactgatagttgatgagaacttttgctcactgcggtttcaagcattcaggcttggagatgccagaaacagtcaggagtgaaaatgaaaccattACTTTCATTACTTCatgttaggaactatgaagaatttgaaggtattgacaatcatcttaaatgttacaactaaaattaagatttggaagatgcaatcaccaatagcattgtatgaaggtagtctATTATCGGCACTCGGtaactgcactgattttgttcattcagTCAATTGATAGAACATGGCTGCCTACCCTAGAGGAATTCGtccattgataactattgggGACTAATAATTTTATAGTACTGTGCtgatctaatttgttctgtatttcatttaaatacatttctTATTGCATAGTcaaaatggtagtttgtcttgtactgaactattttcatgaaatttcagctaattggagcaaaatgtactggtcctgatgtattGCAATTAAACAGAATCCACTGCTTAACGTTGCATCATTAATAACAGGATATTACTGTTTGAGAGAAATACAGAATTGCTTCTTTAGATAAACTTGAGGCCCTCAGGTCGGGGCTGACCATAGATGTTGCGTCCCAGCTGTCTTCATGATACGCAAACCAGGGCAATATGTGgcaagcaagctgttgcccatgtagcaggctttcCCTCTCCACTCAGCATATGAATCGAAAGGAAttgcagagaccaatacagttttgcaccagcagtgtcgcaggagttgctggtcagaattgaactctatgTAGGACTTCGTGAAGGGCTTCAACTCCAGATTTTTCTTCTGGGTTTGCTCCCGAAGCTTTCCATATAGGTGGATATAGCCACAATGCAGTGGAGGTTTCAGATCAATTTTgcttctagatgagctgcaaccatggctgatgagccccatctgcctgaagcgactggttttcagacgccagtaacccacctttgccccttctcctgtcagtagaaatagaaacatagaaaataggtgcaggagtaggccattcggcccttcgagcctgcaccgccatttattatgatcatggctgatcatccaactcagaaccccgccccagccttccctccataccccctgacccctgtagccacaagggccatatctaactccctcttaaatatagccaatg
The sequence above is drawn from the Mobula birostris isolate sMobBir1 chromosome X, sMobBir1.hap1, whole genome shotgun sequence genome and encodes:
- the rab5c gene encoding ras-related protein Rab-5C, which translates into the protein MAGRGGTARSNGPAAGNKICQFKLVLLGESAVGKSSLVLRFVKGQFHEYQESTIGAAFLTQTVCLDDTTVKFEIWDTAGQERYHSLAPMYYRGAQAAIVVYDITNTDTFARAKNWVKELQRQASPNIVIALAGNKADLANKRAVEFQEAQAYAEDNSLLFMETSAKTAMNVNEIFMAIAKKLPKNEPQNAGGTSGRTRGVDLQETSPQSRSQCCSN